CACGCCGCACCAATTGCCGGTATTGTGCTGCATACTGCACAAACGGCACCAGTTTCTGCGAATTGACCATATCATTGGTCCCTGCCATCATGATCACCAGATCAGGTCTGAGCGCCACTACATCTTTCTCCACCCTCGCCAGCAGGTCGGAAGTACTGTTGCCGCCGATACCTTTGTTGATGACGGTATACGGACGGGAAGTGCAGGCCACACAGGCCATCAGACAGCATAAGAGCCAAAAACGCATGATCAATTACGAATTACGAATTACGAATTACGAATTGGATTGAATTGGATGGATTGAATAGGATAAAGATATAGTGCCGCCTTCGTAATTCGTAATTCGTAATTCGTAATTCGTAATTGATTTGGTATTTTTATGGTTCAATTATTTCAGCGGCACAGGGATGAGCGAACAGCATAACAATTATACAGAGGATGCATTTATAGCGCAACTGGCGGCAGGAGACCATCAGGTGTTCCGTCAGCTGTTCGACTGGCACTATAAAGCCCTGTGTTATTTTGCCGGTTCCATCATTTCTCACACACATGCAGCAGAAGACCTGGTACAGGAGGCTTTTTCCAAACTATGGGACAAGCGCGGCGATTTTCAAAGCACCGCCAGTATCAAAGCATTTCTGTTCATCTCCACGCGAAATGCCTGCCTGAATTACCTGAAACAACAAAACAGGCTGACAGAACGGGAACAGGAATTCCTGTACCATCAGGATGGCCAGACCACTCCCCTTCCTGCCGGCTTCGATCCGCTGCTGGCTGAAACAGAGCTGCTGCAGCACCTGTATGCCGCCATTGAGCAACTACCCGCCCAATGCAAGCGGGTCTTTAAAATGGGTTACCTGGAAGGCCGCAAAAATGAAGAGATTGCCACCGCGCTTAATATCTCCTATAATACCGTACGGACCCAAAAACTACGCGCCATCAAACTGCTGCGCAGCAGCGTGCTGAAAAAACAGGTGCTGCCGTTGTTGCCACTTTACCTCACGCTGTTGAGATACTATGACTATAAAGGATAAAACCAATGTTCGAGAACGTTAAACCCATTACACTGACGCTGGATGACGCTATCCGGCAAGGGCTGACAGCCAGCCTCTCCTACGATTTTGAATTCCTTTCCGAAGAAGTTCCCGGGCTGAAAGTGCTGATTTTTGAAGAAGATGTACACTCCGCCCAACTACTGGACCTGTACAATATTTATGTGGAACAGGATATCGCCGGAATGATTTTCCGGGGCAACTTACAGGTGGACAATTCCATCATCGATTATGAACCGGACACCTACGCCTGCTTTCTTTGGGTAGATGGTGACCTCACCTGCCGCAACCTCATTGCCGGCTGCGTTCCCATACATGTAGAAGGCAACGTCACCGTGCAGCAAACTTTCATCGGGTATTACAATCACGGCGAGGTGACCATCGGCGGCGACCTGCATGCCCGCCTGTGGATAGAAGACGACCACCAGACCATTGTACAGGGCAGGGTAAATGCCATCACCTTTGGGCCGGATGAGCAGATCACCACACCGGACTATACCAGCTGGCACGATGTGCTGCTGCCGGAAATGGCCGCTCAGCTGCTGGAAGACGGCTACCTTTTTGCGGGCAATGCGGAACTGATACGGCTGATTGAAGAAGGGACACCTGTCTTCAAACTGGACCTGGTACGCACCAGCATTTCTTCAGATGATTTTTACCAGCTGCTGCATAACCCGCTGTTTGCACCGGGGCTTGACTTCCTGACGGTCACGCAAAAGGCATGGGCACTGCGTTTTAGCCGGTACGGCGACAGGCCGGAAGACTGGAAACTGGACACGCTCTATATGAGCAATGAAGAAGAAGGACGTGCTTTTTTTATTTCCACTGCACCGGGGAAGCCCTTGTCTTTTTATGAAGAAGTGGCCGAAAACGAGTTTAAAGAGATCACCGATGTCACCACTGAAGCAGGGCAGCAGTTATTCCGTTACTTCAACAAAGCCCGCTCCGTCGTTAGCGCTAAAACCACCTGGAACGGGTATTACAAAAAAGAGATTGACAAAGAACAACTGTGGCGGCTCATCTGGCTGTTTAATCCTGCCAATGACACCGATAATTTTACGCCGGTAGCTACCGCTATCTTCCAACGGGTGATGCTGGCGGCGGAATATCCTTACACGTATATCCATAGCCGTTATTCCGAAGACAGTGAGCTGCGCGGGCTGGACGAGGCCCCCGACGCCACCCTGCCTGTTTCCCTGCTGGACAGCCTGCTGGAGCATGGGCTGATCGCGGAACTTTCTTACAAAAAGCCTGTCTCAGCGGAGATACACAAACTGAACGAAATAGGGCAGCTTTACTGGAATACCAGCTTTGCAACGCCGCCACCTTATGCAGAAAATCCGGTCAGCGACGAGTACCTGCATTTTGTGAACGCCGAGCTGCAGCCGCATGGCGCCATACTGGTTAGGGTAAACGCCGGCATGGGCAACTACCTGCTGGCCTGCATGCCGGTGGCCAACGTCCCGCAGCTGCAACAATGGGCAGAGGCGTTGGACGTAACCGTGGAGTTTTAAACGCTTATGTTCAAACAGTTATCCATTTATTTAAAAAAAATTCCAAAATTTTTATCTTTTCCTTTCATCGAAACTATCAAGTTGTTGTTTCTATAGTAAAACATCAACTTTGGGAGTACCTGACAGCCAACAACCAACTACCTTTTTACAACGGGTCGCCTACCTGATCAGCCGGCACCAGCAGGACCAGCTCACCGCCAGTGAAGCCGAAGAGCTGCGCGCATGGCTGGATGCCACACCGGAGAACCGTCGTTTTATGGAACAATGGAACGACACCCAATGGCTGGCCAGCAAACTGCAAAGTTATTCCCAACCTGATGTCAATACCGCGTGGGAGGCCTTTCGGGCCAAACACCTGACCGATGCCAACTTTGAACGTGCACCACGCAAAACCTTCCGGCTGACATGGCGCCACTGGAGCGCCGCCGCAGCGGTGGTTTTGCTGGCAGGCACCGCCTGGTATGTCCAGCGTTCCCGTCCTGCTGCACCGGTTGCCCAACAGCAACAGCAACAAACGCCCGTGCTGCCCGGCACCAGCAAAGCCGTGCTCACATTGGCCGACGGCTCCACCATACAGCTGGACAGCGCCGGCAGGCAGGTGATTGCACAGGGCGCAGCCAGCATCCACCAACAGAACGGGCAACTCCGCTATGATATACAAAACCCGGACGCAGCGCCGGCACTGAATACACTGACTACTCCCCGTGGCGGCCAGTTCAGGGTAATACTCCCCGATGGCACCGCCGTATGGCTCAACGCCGCTTCTTCCATCACCTACCCCACCGCCTTCCGCGAAGGCAACAGACAGGTAAGCATCACCGGTGAAGCTTACCTGGAAGTAACATCAAAAGCCAACCATCCATTCCAGGTCAAAATCAATGACCACACCACCGTAGACGTACTGGGCACCAGCTTCTGCATCAGCGCCTATGCCAACGAAAACACCATCCGCACCACCCTGGTGAGCGGCGCGGTAAAAGTCAACACCGGTAACACTTCCCGCACCCTTGCCCCCGGGCAACAGGCACAGATCACCAATGGCAACATAGTAGTCAGCCCAACGGACACCGCCGCCGCCATCGCCTGGAAGAACGGGGAGTTCTATTTCAACAATGCAGATATACCCGCCATCATGCGGCAACTGGAAAGATGGTACGACGTACATGCGGTATACGAGGGCAGTATCCCCGTCCGCACCTTCCAGGGCGAAATACAACGCAACCTGCCACTGGAAGACATACTGGAAGGCCTTCAGTCAACAGGCATCCGTTTTCATATGAAAGGAAGAAACATTATTGTACAACCATAAATTGTCATGATTCACAACGAACGAAACCAGCCATCTATCAGCTATATGCGCTTACACTGACCTAAAACCGGCAGTCCGTCCATAAAAAAACCGGAGGTGATTGGACCCACCCCCGGCGAATGTCCGGACGAAGACTGTCATTATTAAGCTTGACGACTTAAATACTGATTTTTTACATCCAAACAATGCAAATCTATGCAATTGAATCTTTATGCAAAGACTCTTTCTATACCGGGGTCTTTACCAACCAAAATTGCACTAACAATGAGATTAACAGTGATGTTACTGATTGCGGCCACACTAAAGGTTTCTGCCGGCGCTTCTGCGCAGACGGTGTCGCTTTCTGCGCGCAACATCTCCATGGAAAATGTGTTTACGGCTGTTAAAAAACAGACCGGCTACCTCTTTTTTTACGACCGGACGCTGCTACGCAGCACCCGGCCGGTCAGCATCCAGGCCCAACAACAGCCGCTGCAGGATTTCCTGACCGAAGTGTTTAAAGACCAGCCACTGGACTACACGATCAAAGACAAAACCGTTTTCATTAAACGGCGCGACCTGCCTGTCAACGCACCTGCCGTACAGGCGCCCGTGACCGGCACCGTGAAAGACGCCGCCGGCGTGTCCCTGCCAGGCGTAACGGTCAAGGTAAAAGGTACCAGCACCGGTACCATCACCGATGCGGATGGCAAATTCAGCATCAAAGCCCATGCGGGCGATGTGCTGGTGATCACCTATGTAGGATTTGAACCGAAAGAAATTACCGTTGGCAACAGCAGCACTATACCGGTTGAACTACAGCCCGCTGTGAACGCACTGAACGAAACGGTGGTCATTGCCTATGGCACCACCAGCAAAAGATTTAATACCGGTTCTGTCAGCAGTGTAAAAGCCGGTGATATTGCCGCTAACCCGGTAATGGACCCGCTGTCTGCTTTACAGGCCAATGTGCCCGGCCTGCTTGTCACTTCCAGCAACGGGCTGCCCGGCTCGGCTTTTAACATCAGCATCAGAGGCCAGAATTCAGTATTACAAGCCAACCAGCCGCTGTTCATCATCGATGGCGTGCCTTTCATCACAGACCCCCTCAATGAGTTCACCTCCGCCAACGGCAATCAAAGCCCGCTGGCATCCATTAACCCCGCCGACATAGAACGGATCGATGTATTGAAAGATGCAGACGCTACCTCCATCTATGGCTCCAGGGGCGCCAACGGCGTGGTGCTCATTACTACCAAACGCGGGAAAGCCGGTAAAACAAAGACGGAGTTCAATGTTTATACCGGCGCCAGCAAGGTAGTGAACATGGTAGACATGCTCTCCACCCCGCAGTACGTACAGATGCGTAAGGAAGCCTTTAAAAATGATAACAAAACCTACGATGCGGAAACAGCACCCGATCTGACGATCTGGGACCAACAGAAAACCACCGACTGGCAAAAGCTGATGATCGGCAATACCGGTCACCTCACGGAAGCGCAAGGCAGTGTGTCCGGTGGCAATACCCAAACGCAGTTCAGGCTGGGCGGCACCTTCCGCAAAGAGACCACCGTCATGCCCAATAACCTCGGCTTCACCAAAGGCGCGGGCAGCTTCAGCATAGACCATAGCAATAAAGACGGCCGGTTTCATATAGGCGCTGTCGCCAACTACTCCACGCTGCGCGATAATTCCATCGCCGCCAGCCTGGCCGGTTTCACCGACATGATCCCTAACTATCCGGTCTATGACTCCACCGGCAACTACTACTGGAGACCCGACGGCCTTAACCCGATGGCTTTCCTGCTGCGTAGCTCCGACACGCGCACCAATAACCTGGTGGCACAAACGGACATCCGTTACACCCTGTTGCCGGGCCTTAACCTGAAAGCCAACGTAGGCTATACCCGCAGCGATATGCAACAAACGCAGCTGGTACCGCTGAAAAGCAACAACCCCAATACCACCACTACCAGTATGGCTAATTACGGCAATACGCAGGCCAATACCTATATCATTGAACCGCAGATCGACTATACCACCCATATTGGTAAAGGCGACCTGCAGGTGCTCGTTGGCGGCAGCTGGCAGGAAGCGCTCCGCAAAGGCAACTGGGTGGTGGGCGAAGGTTATTCCAGCGACGCCATGCTGGAAAATATGAACGCCGCCGCCAAACTGACTTCCAAATCCAATACGTACGCCCTTTACCGTTATAACGCGGTATTTGGTAAAGTGAACTATAACTGGGACGAAAAATACCTGGTCAACGCTACGTTCCGTCGCGATGGCTCCACCCGCTTCGGCCCGGGCAACCGCTTCGGCAACTTCGGAGCAGTAGGCGCCGCGTGGATTTTCAGTAAAGAATCCTTCATGCCCAAAGGGTCTGTGCTTAGCTTCGGTAAACTGCGCGCCAGCATCGGTACTTCCGGCAATGATAATATCGGCGACTATAAATACCTCGACAGCTGGACATCCACCTCTTTCCCCTACGATGGCATTACAGGGCTCACCCCTTCCAGGCTGGCCAATCCCAACTACCGCTGGGAACTAAGCCATAAAAAAGAAGCGGCCCTGGAACTGGGCTTCTTCAATGACCGGCTGCTGATCAATACCAACTATTACCATAATGTCTCTGAGAACCAGTTACTGGACTATAAACTGTCTCCACAGACAGGCTTTCCTTCCGTCACCCGCAACTTCCCGGCGAAAGTGCTCAACAGCGGATGGGAATTTGAAGTAAACACCATCAATATCCAACAAAAAGATTTCACCTGGCGTACGTCCTTCAATATGTCCATCAACAAAAATGAACTGAAGGAATTTCCCAATATCGAAGCTTCTTCCTATAAAGATCTAATGGTGATCGGTAAACCACTGACCATTCAGAAAGGGTTCCAGTTTGCCGGCATTGACCCGCAAACCGGTCTCGCCCTCTTCCAGAGCGCCAAAGGCGGCACTACCACCACCCCATCTGAACCGGATGATTTTGTAATCCTGGGCAACAAGTTGCCGAAGTTCTTCGGTGGCCTGCAAAACAGTTTTTCCTATAAAGGCATCAGCCTGCAGTTCCTCTTCCAGTTCGTGAAACAGGAAGGCACTTCTTTCAACTATGGTTATGGCATTCCATATATCGGTTCCGCCAGCAACCAGAGCTTGTACGCGCTTGACCGGTGGACGGCAGCAGGAAACAATGCCGGCGTACCCAAAGCCACAGTAGGCTCCGGCGCCGCCAACTTCCGCAGCTACGCCATCTCTACCGAACAGTGGGGCGATGCTTCGTTTATCCGGTTGAAAAACCTCTCCCTGCGTTATGACCTTTCCAAATATGTACAAAAATGGAAACTGGCCGGCGCCAGCGTTTATGGCCTCGCACAGAACCTGTTCACCATTACCGGATATGAAGGTTATGATCCTGAAACACAAGGCAGAATGATGCCTCCGTTGAAAACATATACCATAGGATTACAATTGTCACTCTGATAAAATAAACTGACATGAAACGCATTTATATATATATCACCTTACTCGCCATCACCGCCACTATGGCTTGTAATAAGTATGTAGACACTCCCCTGCCGAAAAACGAGCTGGTGTCCGAACTGGTGTTCACTGACGATAAAACTGCTACTGCGGCGGTAACAGGCCTGTACACCGATATGAACGGCTTCAATTATCAGTTTGCCAATGTGCTGCTCAGCTTTTTATCAGCCATGCAGGCCGATGAAATGTATTATTTCTCAGCATTCGAGAACTACGACGTTTTTAAGGACAACAGACTGGTGCCCAGCAGCCAGTATGTAAAGAGCATGTTTGCCGACCAGTATGGTTTTATTTATCATACTAACGCCTGCCTGGAAGGATTACAGAAAGCCACCGCCCTCTCTCCCAATATTAAAAACCAATTGTTGGGCGAGTCTTACTTTATGCGTGCCTTCTTCTATTTTCACCTGGTCAATATGTATGGTGATGTACCGTTGATCACCACTACCAACTACGAAGAGAACGGCCTCAAACCACGTGCAACAAGGGCCGCCGTTTATGATAACATCATCAAAGACCTGACTGATGCCGTGTCCCTGATGGGCAACGATTATCCGACAGGCACACGGGTACGCCCCAATAAAGCTGCCGCCAACGCCCTGCTGGCAAGGGTATATCTGTACAACCAACAATGGGCCCTGGCAGAAGCTACCGCGGGCCAGGTGATAGCAGACAACAAATATTCCCTGCTGACAGACCTGAACAAAGTATTTCTCGCCAACAGCGGAGAAGCTATTTTTCAGTTGCAACCTGTGAACGTGGCAAGTGGCCGCAATACCTGGGAAGGCTTCACCGCCGCTCCCGCCAATGCCACAGCCACCGCGGTGTTCCGGCTGGACACCTTAAATTTTATCCGCCGCTTCGAACCCAACGATCAACGACTGGCCAACTGGACCGGCTTCCGCAAAACGTCTACCGGCGCTACCTACTATTTTCCCTATAAGTATAAAATCAGAGTAGGCACCCTGGGCGTAGTGACCGAATACTCCATGGTGATGCGCCTCGCCGAACAATACCTCATCCGCGCCGAAGCCCGCATCCAGCAAGGGAAACTGGACGAAGGCCGCGCCGACCTGAACGCCATCCGTGTTCGTGCAGGCATTCCCGTATTGTCCAATACGCTCAGCAAAGACGACCTGCTGAAAGCCGTGGCCAAAGAAAGACACCTGGAACTGTTCACCGAATGGGGCCACCGCTGGTTTGACCTGAAACGGACCAAACAATCTTCCGTTGTGCTGAAACCCATTAAAGGCGCCAACTGGCAGGATACAGACACCCTGTATCCCATCCCTGTAGACGCCACCAGCACCAATCCCAACCTCACTCAAAACCCGGGATACTAATGATGCGTATTTTTTCATTTGCCATATTGTTCCTGCTGTTGATGACCGGCGCTGCTAACAGCGCCCGGTCACAGCAACGGGTCGCCATCGCGCCGCAATACCCGCAGCGCGGTGATGTTGTCACGGTCACATACGACCCACAGTCACCGACAGCTGTTATCCCTGACAGCGTATCCGGTGTCACGCTGGTATTCTCCTACTCTAATTTTTATGATGTAGCCACCAGAATACCCATGCACCGACAGGGCCACAAGTGGACGACCTCCTTCCGCCTGGCAGGTTTTGCCACCTATGCTACCTTTTACCTGGAAAGCGGTGAGCTCATCGACAAGCCCGCAGCAGATAGCCACTACGCAGTCACCGTATACGCCGGCCATCAGCCGGTGGAAAACGGGCTGCTGTACAAAGCCTATAGTCTGTCTGCACAGAAAGGCAAGTCACCCGGGCTCGCCGCCGCACAGGCCTCCCTGTATCAACAGGAGCTGGACCTGTACCCCGGTAACTACGAAGCGAAAGTACGCCTGCTGCAATACAACATGCAGCACGCCCCTGATGCCAAAACCAGGGAAATATTCCGCCAGCAGGCATTACAGGTGATCGCACAAAAATTTAACAACGCCCCCTCCAACCCCGGTAACCTCAACAAGGTGACCATGGGCTATCTCATTATCGGTGAAAACACCCGGGTAGACTCCATCCGCCAGGTAGTGATGAAACGCTTCCCCGGCAGCGAACCCGGCATAGAACAACTGGCCTCCAATATCCGCAAAGAGAAAGATACCGCCACCCGGATAAAACTGCTGGAACAGGCCCTGCAAAAAGAAACACCGCAAAACGCCAACGCCTATACGGGCATTCATGAACAACTGTTCCAACTGTATGCCGCACAACGACAGACCGAAAAAACGTTGTACCATGCCCGTAAGGTAGCCAGTCAACGCCGCAATCCCTGGACAGCACAAACGCTGAAAGAACTGGCCACCACGCTGCAAAGCAACCGGCTGGCGCCCGATACCGCCCGTTACTATGCAAAGCTGGCGCTGGCACAGGCCGACAGTTTTCCGGCCGGCATCATCCGGTACTTCCCGGAAACAGGCTACATCTACCCGTTTGTCGATGACAGCACCCGCCAGGCCGTAACCCGGAAGGCACAAGCCAATCTCCTTTCCCTGCAGGGCTTAATAGACCTCCAACAGGCACGCCTGCACGAAGGCGCACAGCTGACAGACAGCGCCCTGATCATCTCTCCGGACAATGAAACGCTCAACAACGCCACGCTTTTCTACACCCAAACCGGCAACCAGGAAAAGCTGAAAACCGTGCAACAGCTGCGGGAGAAAATACTGCTCGATAAAGCACGGCGCCAGCTGATCAGCCGCCCGGCCCCTTCCCTGCAGGCTTTCGTGGACATGAAAGGCCAGCCGGTATCACCCGCCGCGCTGAAAGATAAAATTATACTGATTGATTTCTGGGCCACCTGGTGCGGCCCCTGTATGCAGGAAATGCCCTACCTGCAACAGTTGTACGAGGCTTACAAAGACAATCCCAAAGTGGTGTTTATGGTGGTCAACAGCGGCGCACGCAATACCCTCGCTGATGCACAGGGCTGGTACGGCCATAAAAAATATACCTTCCCGGTATATTACAACACCGATCCCGATGTGGGAGAGAAATTCCGTTTCAATATTATCCCGGCTACCTACATCATAGATGCCAAAGGCAATATCCGTTTCAGCAACATCGGTTTTGAAGGTCCTGAAATTGCCGCTAAACTGAAGCTGCAACTGGAACTGGTGGAATCAGCCTCCTTCTGATTCCAATATGCCGGCAATAGCTTTGATCAGTCCCTTGTCTGTTACCCCATTCATTTTCCAGCCGCTTTTCATCTTCCGGATAATACCCTTGCTTTCCTCGTTCAGGTAGATGTCCCACTCCACACAATCCCCTTCCTTACAGGTTTCCATCACCGGGATGGCCTCTCCTTCATAGTCAGTGCCCTTATAGGAAAATTCCAGTCTTGTGGAAGCGGCTTTCAGCTGGGTGATCATATCTTGCAGAAAACTGATCATGCGTTTACGCTGGTTGGCGAGAGAAGCGCTCCACTTATTTTTGGAAGCGCGCTTATGAGCTAACTTGAATTTAAAACCGGACATTTTTGTCGTATAGTCGTCGGCGTTAATTTTGTCTACTTGCTGGTTGGCGACGATGTACCAGTGATAACCAGTCCCCACCGGTACCCCGGACCCTTCCGGGGCATGGCCGGCGCGGCGTTTGACAACATCGTAGGAGATTTCCCATAAATCGGGCGTGATCTTGGTTTCACGCCATACTCCGGCATCGTAGTTCCATTTATGGCTCCGGCCGATTTTCATGCCGGTATATTGCTGTCCTTCAAACTGTTTCCATGCGTTGTAACTGCCGGCAACAGGCACTTTCTTTTTCGCGGCCGCCTTTTTCGCGGCCGGTTTTTTCTTTATCGCAGTGGGTTTGACGGCCTTTTTACGGGAAGGCGCTGTAACCGTTCTGGTTGCTGCCATCGTACTGGGTTTAACAAGACGGCATCAATAATTAATCCAATTACGAATTGCGAATTACGAATTACGAATTGAGAGTCCGCTTTTGGAAAGGTTGTTAAATAACCGCTCTGTAAGTAAGCCCCAAATTCGTAATTCGTAATTCGTAATTCGTAATTCGTAATTATTATAACAGCACCAGTTGTTCATACAGGCGCTGTAACGTAGCGGCCGCATCTGTGCACAAGCCGCCATGGGTCCTTGACGTTTGCACAATAGTGCTACGGGTGGCAGTCAGCCAGCGGAAACGGGAGGCCAGGTCCAGCATACCGATAGGGCCGCCCTGCGGGCCGCCGGCACATATTTTTTCGATGGCGCACAGATATCCCGCCAGTTCGGCAATGTCAATAGCCGGACATAAGGCACGCAGCCTGGATTCATCCAGCGTATAACGCATCTGCAGGAATTTCTGTTTTTTACAGTAGAGCATGACACCTACATTGAGAAACTCTTCCCGCTCTACCCGTGGCACTACGCGTATAACGGCGTACTCATATAAGTGTTGATCTTGCATATACTGCTTCTTTTACAAAAATTTCGGAAGAGGCTACCCTCCTGGTTAAAAACTGTGCATATACTTCGCGTCTTTCCGCTGCGGAAACACCTTCCTGACCGGTCAGCCACTCTTCCGGCACCAGGTCTACAATGGTACGGATACGCTCCGGTGTAAGAATGGCCCGGAAAGCGCTGTCCACCTCGGCGATCCGGGTGGCCTGTGGCAGCAACACATGGTCTTTCACTTTAGCGAAAGGCCGGGTGGCCTGCTCTTCCCAGTTGTCCCAGGAATGATGGAAATACAGCGAAGCGCCGTGGTCTATCAGCCACAGTTCCCGGTTCCACATCAGCATATTGGTATTGCGGACGGTGCGGTCCACATTGGTGAGCAGACAGTCGAGCCATACTATTTTAGAGGCGAGGGTTTCGTCGATGGTAGTCACCACCGGATCGAAAGTAATAGCGCCGGAGAGGTAGTGCAGCGCAAGGTTCAGTCCTACGCTGGACTTTAACAGGTCCTGTATTTCCTCGTCACCTTCGTTGCGGCCATAGTCCTGGTCCAGCGAGGCAAATACGATTTCCGGCACTTTAAGGCCCAGCGCCCGGGCCACTTCCCCGCCTATCAGCTCTGCGATGAGTGCTTTTACGCCCTGACCGGCGCCTCTGAACTTCAGCACATACAGGAAACCGTCATCGGCTTCTGTAAGTGCAGGCAGGGAACCGCCTTCCCGCAGAGGGGTCACGTAGCGGGTTACCTGTACGGTCCTGAGTGAATATTGATGATTGTTTATACCTGACATAACTGTTTCCATCCTGTTGTAAGGACGGCCCAAATTAGCTCATTTTTTTCAGAATCAGGTATGGTGCGGCATTTCAGGGCGTGGGACCAACAAATATATGCTGCCAGTCGTTCTTCATGCTGATAACTCCCCAACCATAGCGGTGCGCATTGTTCAACGATTCGTTGTCATCTTCTTCATAGGCAAATTCCCTTTCTATATCATCATGATGCACCAGCAGTTGCAGGGACGGGTATTTGTTGCCCTGGCAGAAACGGAGCATGCTGACATCCCCACCGCCGCCCACATTGCCGCAGGCCAGGATAGGGCGTTTGCCGATGTAATACTGTATATTGACCGGCTTTTCCTTTTTATCGTTTAATGGATTGAGGCCTTTCAGCCGCATGATGTCATTCACACCGGCACTGTCCACATAGGTGTAATGAAACGTGGTGCCGATCACCTGCTCCGGCGGGATACCATAATATTTTTGGGAGATGGCCCGGATAAACTCTACCGTTCCTCCGGAACAGATATAGACCTTAAACTGGTTATCGCGCAGGTAGTTCAGCAGCTCCAGTTGCGGCTGATACACCAGTTGCGCTACCGGCACGCCTAATACGGGGTGTTTTACCACAGCGAAGAATTTCACCACGGCATCGTGGAAATCGGTTTCCGTCATGCCTGTATGTGTAAGGTCCATCAGGTCCAGCAGCCCTTTACGGCCAATGGTCTTAAAATACGCCCTGTTTTTCTCGAGCACGGC
The Chitinophaga varians genome window above contains:
- a CDS encoding RNA polymerase sigma factor, coding for MVFLWFNYFSGTGMSEQHNNYTEDAFIAQLAAGDHQVFRQLFDWHYKALCYFAGSIISHTHAAEDLVQEAFSKLWDKRGDFQSTASIKAFLFISTRNACLNYLKQQNRLTEREQEFLYHQDGQTTPLPAGFDPLLAETELLQHLYAAIEQLPAQCKRVFKMGYLEGRKNEEIATALNISYNTVRTQKLRAIKLLRSSVLKKQVLPLLPLYLTLLRYYDYKG
- a CDS encoding FecR family protein, with protein sequence MGVPDSQQPTTFLQRVAYLISRHQQDQLTASEAEELRAWLDATPENRRFMEQWNDTQWLASKLQSYSQPDVNTAWEAFRAKHLTDANFERAPRKTFRLTWRHWSAAAAVVLLAGTAWYVQRSRPAAPVAQQQQQQTPVLPGTSKAVLTLADGSTIQLDSAGRQVIAQGAASIHQQNGQLRYDIQNPDAAPALNTLTTPRGGQFRVILPDGTAVWLNAASSITYPTAFREGNRQVSITGEAYLEVTSKANHPFQVKINDHTTVDVLGTSFCISAYANENTIRTTLVSGAVKVNTGNTSRTLAPGQQAQITNGNIVVSPTDTAAAIAWKNGEFYFNNADIPAIMRQLERWYDVHAVYEGSIPVRTFQGEIQRNLPLEDILEGLQSTGIRFHMKGRNIIVQP
- a CDS encoding TonB-dependent receptor, which encodes MRLTVMLLIAATLKVSAGASAQTVSLSARNISMENVFTAVKKQTGYLFFYDRTLLRSTRPVSIQAQQQPLQDFLTEVFKDQPLDYTIKDKTVFIKRRDLPVNAPAVQAPVTGTVKDAAGVSLPGVTVKVKGTSTGTITDADGKFSIKAHAGDVLVITYVGFEPKEITVGNSSTIPVELQPAVNALNETVVIAYGTTSKRFNTGSVSSVKAGDIAANPVMDPLSALQANVPGLLVTSSNGLPGSAFNISIRGQNSVLQANQPLFIIDGVPFITDPLNEFTSANGNQSPLASINPADIERIDVLKDADATSIYGSRGANGVVLITTKRGKAGKTKTEFNVYTGASKVVNMVDMLSTPQYVQMRKEAFKNDNKTYDAETAPDLTIWDQQKTTDWQKLMIGNTGHLTEAQGSVSGGNTQTQFRLGGTFRKETTVMPNNLGFTKGAGSFSIDHSNKDGRFHIGAVANYSTLRDNSIAASLAGFTDMIPNYPVYDSTGNYYWRPDGLNPMAFLLRSSDTRTNNLVAQTDIRYTLLPGLNLKANVGYTRSDMQQTQLVPLKSNNPNTTTTSMANYGNTQANTYIIEPQIDYTTHIGKGDLQVLVGGSWQEALRKGNWVVGEGYSSDAMLENMNAAAKLTSKSNTYALYRYNAVFGKVNYNWDEKYLVNATFRRDGSTRFGPGNRFGNFGAVGAAWIFSKESFMPKGSVLSFGKLRASIGTSGNDNIGDYKYLDSWTSTSFPYDGITGLTPSRLANPNYRWELSHKKEAALELGFFNDRLLINTNYYHNVSENQLLDYKLSPQTGFPSVTRNFPAKVLNSGWEFEVNTINIQQKDFTWRTSFNMSINKNELKEFPNIEASSYKDLMVIGKPLTIQKGFQFAGIDPQTGLALFQSAKGGTTTTPSEPDDFVILGNKLPKFFGGLQNSFSYKGISLQFLFQFVKQEGTSFNYGYGIPYIGSASNQSLYALDRWTAAGNNAGVPKATVGSGAANFRSYAISTEQWGDASFIRLKNLSLRYDLSKYVQKWKLAGASVYGLAQNLFTITGYEGYDPETQGRMMPPLKTYTIGLQLSL
- a CDS encoding RagB/SusD family nutrient uptake outer membrane protein, with protein sequence MKRIYIYITLLAITATMACNKYVDTPLPKNELVSELVFTDDKTATAAVTGLYTDMNGFNYQFANVLLSFLSAMQADEMYYFSAFENYDVFKDNRLVPSSQYVKSMFADQYGFIYHTNACLEGLQKATALSPNIKNQLLGESYFMRAFFYFHLVNMYGDVPLITTTNYEENGLKPRATRAAVYDNIIKDLTDAVSLMGNDYPTGTRVRPNKAAANALLARVYLYNQQWALAEATAGQVIADNKYSLLTDLNKVFLANSGEAIFQLQPVNVASGRNTWEGFTAAPANATATAVFRLDTLNFIRRFEPNDQRLANWTGFRKTSTGATYYFPYKYKIRVGTLGVVTEYSMVMRLAEQYLIRAEARIQQGKLDEGRADLNAIRVRAGIPVLSNTLSKDDLLKAVAKERHLELFTEWGHRWFDLKRTKQSSVVLKPIKGANWQDTDTLYPIPVDATSTNPNLTQNPGY